One Bradyrhizobium sp. CCGB12 genomic window carries:
- a CDS encoding AAA family ATPase, with the protein MNVSSPIPTHGDASLELLWDDGERIFCRELRRDADGNVNSVLIVRAAAEHPPAAFLDRLAHEYALRDELDRTWAVRPLELIRDSGRALLILEDPSSEPLERQLGTPMKLDRFLRLALAITTAVDQLHRRGLIHKDLKPANLLVTGGDEIRITGFGLASRLPRERQQLQPPETIAGTLAYMAPEQTGRMNRSVDSRSDLYALGVTFYRMLTGALPFTAANPMEWVYSHIARRAIPPAERLNDVPAAVSAIVMKLLAKTTEDRYQTAAGLKSDLAHCLVEWQARGRIDGFTPGEADQPDRLLIPERLYGREHEIEALLASFDRVARSGTPELVLISGYAGIGKSAIVHELHRALVPLGGLFASGKFDQYKRDIPYATLAQAFQNIVRRLLAKDEAELAAWRDTICEALTPNGQLVVDLVPELKLIIGDQPPVPEASPQDARRRFQLVLQRFICVFARPDRPLVLFLDDLQWLDAATLDLLEELLTRSDLQHVLLIGAYRSNEIDADHPLRHKLAVLHDSGALVRTLSLASLNGADAEHFVVDALRSEAAGAAPLAQLLHEKTGGNPFFLIQFLHALSEEGLLAFDHEMSQWQWDLERIHAKGYTENVVDLMIRKLGRLPDETRMALQTLACLGSSAEIPILSLMLGRPEQQVQLDLIDAVRLELVELQDRHCRFVHDRVQEAAYALILESERPASHLRIGRLLVARTPPEQRETAIFDIVNQLNRGLSLVGSPGEREQIAELNLIAGQRAKASSAYSSALAYLSNGSGLLSADCWVRRHELAFTLEMNRATCEFLTGEPAVADDRLATLATRAANSLEQAAVACLRMDVYTTLGQSSRAVDVGLGYLRQLGVHWSPNPTEAEARREYDLIWSGIRERSIEDLVTLPLMSDPASLATMDVLTKLLPPALFTDMNLLSLTICRAVNLGLEWGHSDGSCVAYVQLGMVAGLQFGDYKSGFRFGELGYELVEQRGMTRFQAATYLIFGAHVVPWTRHFRAARDLLRRAFESAHRSGDLTYAAYSCSNLNGNLFQAGDPLVEVLSEAEIGLAFARKMGFGFIEDIIAAQLGLFRTLRGLTPRFGSFDDEQFDELRIEEHFAANPNLWRAECIYWILKLRARFLAGDHASAVDILSRLQRRRWTPLTPAEAASYHFYAALSLAALPETIAAGLRRIDTITAHHRQLRAWAENCPDNFEHCAALVGAEIARLEGRDSDAMRLYEHAVRSARTNGLVSEEGLAYELAANFYAARDYDAFADIYRRNARDAYARWGADGKVRQIDDMYPHLAENTPALTATDTIGAPVEYLDLVAALKVSEAVSREIVLEKLIDILMRTTIEHAGAERGLLILQRDAELRIRAEAATQGVPINVDLCDRPISQMEIPESLVLYAARTHESVILDDAAESGAFGGDRYIQLKSARSILVIPLTKQGSLVALLYLENNLAKAAFTPGKVALLKFLASEAATSLENARLYRELQERERRYREAQMELAHANRVAVMGQLTASIAHEVNQPNTAIIASAQAALSWLDHRPPALEQARRALTRTIENGIRSSEVIGRIHDLVKKAPPKRDSLAINYVIGHVIELTQVEAARNGVSIQTAFADSLPKVIGDRVELQQVTLNLILNAIEAMSETTEGKRELLIQTARADADSILVSIADSGPGLSPEGIDRLFDPFYTTKSGGLGVGLSICRSIIVAHGGRLWAAVNEQRGAVFQFTVPIDNGFAVG; encoded by the coding sequence ATGAATGTGTCCTCGCCGATCCCCACGCACGGAGATGCCAGTCTCGAACTTCTGTGGGACGACGGCGAGCGCATCTTTTGCCGCGAATTGCGCCGAGACGCCGATGGCAACGTCAACAGTGTCCTGATCGTAAGGGCCGCAGCGGAGCATCCGCCGGCCGCGTTCCTCGACCGGCTCGCCCATGAATACGCCTTGCGCGACGAGCTCGACCGGACCTGGGCCGTACGGCCGCTGGAGCTGATCCGCGACAGCGGTCGAGCCTTGCTGATATTGGAAGATCCCAGCAGCGAGCCGCTCGAGCGGCAGCTCGGCACGCCGATGAAGCTGGATCGCTTTTTGCGATTGGCTCTCGCCATCACCACCGCCGTCGATCAGCTCCATCGGCGGGGTCTGATCCACAAGGACTTGAAGCCGGCAAATCTCCTGGTGACCGGAGGGGACGAGATCAGGATCACCGGATTCGGCCTCGCATCTCGCCTGCCGCGCGAGCGACAGCAGCTCCAACCACCGGAGACCATCGCGGGTACGCTGGCCTACATGGCCCCCGAGCAAACTGGCCGCATGAACCGGTCCGTCGATTCCCGCAGCGATCTGTACGCGCTCGGCGTGACGTTCTACCGGATGCTCACGGGCGCACTGCCGTTCACCGCGGCCAATCCGATGGAATGGGTGTACAGCCACATCGCGAGACGAGCCATTCCGCCTGCCGAACGGCTCAATGATGTGCCCGCTGCCGTGTCGGCGATCGTCATGAAGCTCCTCGCCAAGACGACCGAGGACCGCTACCAGACCGCAGCCGGCCTCAAGAGCGACCTCGCGCACTGCCTTGTCGAATGGCAAGCGCGAGGGCGGATCGACGGCTTCACGCCCGGCGAAGCGGACCAACCGGACCGCCTCCTGATTCCCGAGCGGCTATACGGCAGGGAACACGAGATCGAGGCCTTGCTCGCCTCATTCGACCGCGTCGCTCGGAGCGGAACGCCCGAGCTCGTCTTGATCTCGGGCTATGCCGGTATCGGCAAGTCCGCCATCGTCCACGAATTGCACAGAGCCCTGGTCCCGCTCGGCGGCCTCTTCGCCTCGGGCAAGTTCGATCAGTACAAGCGCGACATCCCTTATGCGACACTCGCGCAGGCCTTTCAGAACATCGTTCGTCGTCTCCTTGCGAAGGACGAGGCCGAACTCGCAGCGTGGCGCGACACCATCTGCGAAGCATTGACGCCGAACGGCCAGCTGGTGGTCGATCTGGTTCCCGAATTGAAACTGATCATCGGCGATCAACCGCCGGTCCCGGAGGCTTCGCCGCAAGACGCTCGGCGACGATTCCAACTCGTCCTGCAGCGTTTCATCTGCGTCTTCGCGCGACCGGACCGGCCGCTTGTGCTCTTCCTCGACGATTTGCAGTGGCTGGACGCTGCGACACTCGATCTGCTTGAAGAGCTGCTGACCCGATCGGACCTGCAACATGTCCTGCTGATCGGCGCCTATCGCAGCAATGAGATCGATGCCGACCATCCGCTGAGGCACAAGCTCGCCGTACTTCACGATTCGGGCGCGCTCGTCCGGACACTCAGCCTGGCCTCCCTCAACGGCGCCGACGCCGAACATTTCGTCGTGGATGCGCTTCGCTCCGAGGCAGCGGGCGCCGCGCCATTGGCGCAGCTTCTCCATGAGAAGACGGGCGGCAATCCATTCTTCCTGATCCAGTTCCTGCATGCACTCTCGGAGGAAGGATTGCTGGCCTTCGATCACGAGATGAGCCAATGGCAGTGGGACCTGGAGCGCATCCATGCCAAAGGCTATACCGAAAACGTCGTCGACTTGATGATCCGCAAGCTGGGCCGCTTGCCCGACGAAACGCGGATGGCGCTGCAGACGCTTGCATGCCTCGGCAGCAGCGCCGAGATCCCGATTCTGTCATTGATGCTGGGCAGACCGGAACAGCAGGTCCAGCTGGATCTCATCGACGCAGTGCGGCTCGAGCTGGTCGAGCTTCAGGACCGGCACTGCAGGTTCGTGCACGACCGGGTGCAAGAAGCCGCCTACGCACTTATTCTCGAGTCCGAGAGGCCTGCGTCGCACTTGCGAATCGGCCGACTCCTGGTGGCACGCACGCCGCCCGAGCAGCGCGAGACGGCAATCTTCGATATCGTCAACCAACTCAACCGCGGCCTTTCCCTCGTCGGCTCTCCAGGCGAGCGCGAGCAAATCGCCGAGCTCAACTTGATTGCCGGCCAACGCGCCAAGGCATCCTCCGCCTATAGCTCGGCACTTGCCTATCTTTCCAACGGAAGCGGGCTCTTGAGCGCCGATTGCTGGGTGCGGCGGCACGAGCTCGCCTTCACGCTGGAAATGAATCGGGCCACGTGTGAATTCCTGACCGGCGAACCAGCCGTCGCGGACGATCGTCTGGCTACACTGGCGACGCGGGCGGCCAATTCGCTCGAACAGGCCGCCGTCGCGTGCCTGCGCATGGATGTCTATACGACGCTCGGCCAGTCCAGCCGGGCCGTCGACGTCGGCCTTGGGTACCTGCGGCAGCTCGGCGTGCACTGGTCTCCCAACCCGACGGAAGCAGAGGCGCGCCGCGAATATGATCTCATCTGGTCGGGCATTAGGGAGCGCAGCATCGAAGACCTCGTCACGCTGCCATTGATGAGCGACCCAGCCTCTCTTGCAACCATGGATGTTCTGACCAAGCTCCTGCCGCCTGCCCTCTTCACTGATATGAACCTCCTTTCCCTCACGATCTGCCGGGCCGTCAATCTCGGCCTCGAATGGGGCCATAGCGACGGGTCGTGTGTTGCTTATGTGCAGCTCGGAATGGTGGCCGGCCTTCAATTCGGCGACTATAAATCCGGCTTTCGCTTCGGAGAACTCGGCTATGAATTGGTCGAGCAGCGCGGAATGACCCGCTTCCAGGCTGCGACCTATCTGATCTTTGGCGCACACGTGGTGCCGTGGACCAGGCACTTCAGGGCCGCGCGCGATCTCCTTCGCCGCGCTTTCGAGAGCGCTCACAGGAGCGGTGACCTGACCTATGCGGCATACAGTTGCAGCAATCTGAATGGCAATCTCTTCCAGGCAGGCGATCCACTGGTCGAGGTTCTGAGCGAGGCCGAGATTGGCCTCGCCTTCGCCCGGAAGATGGGGTTCGGGTTCATCGAGGACATCATCGCCGCGCAACTCGGACTGTTCCGGACCCTGCGCGGGTTGACGCCGAGATTCGGCTCCTTCGACGACGAGCAGTTCGACGAGCTTCGGATCGAAGAACACTTCGCCGCCAACCCGAATTTGTGGCGCGCAGAGTGCATTTACTGGATCCTCAAGCTTCGGGCGCGCTTCCTTGCTGGCGACCACGCATCGGCGGTCGACATCCTGTCGAGGCTGCAGCGGCGGCGATGGACCCCACTGACCCCGGCGGAGGCCGCTTCGTATCATTTCTATGCTGCGCTTTCTCTGGCTGCACTGCCGGAAACGATCGCCGCCGGCCTCCGGCGCATCGACACCATAACCGCGCATCACCGGCAACTCCGGGCCTGGGCGGAGAATTGCCCTGACAATTTCGAGCATTGCGCGGCGCTAGTCGGTGCCGAAATCGCCCGGCTGGAGGGCCGCGACTCCGATGCGATGCGCCTCTACGAACACGCGGTTCGCTCGGCCCGCACAAACGGACTCGTTTCGGAAGAGGGCCTCGCCTACGAACTGGCTGCGAACTTCTATGCGGCTCGCGATTATGACGCGTTCGCCGATATATACCGTCGGAATGCGCGCGATGCCTATGCCCGATGGGGAGCCGATGGCAAGGTACGGCAAATCGACGACATGTATCCGCACCTCGCGGAAAACACACCCGCGCTGACCGCGACCGATACGATCGGTGCACCGGTCGAATATCTGGACCTCGTAGCGGCCCTGAAAGTCTCGGAGGCCGTGTCCAGAGAGATCGTTCTCGAGAAGCTGATCGACATTTTGATGCGTACGACCATCGAGCACGCCGGTGCAGAACGAGGGCTGCTGATCTTGCAGCGAGACGCGGAGCTGCGGATCCGCGCGGAGGCGGCGACCCAGGGAGTTCCGATCAATGTCGATCTGTGCGATCGACCGATCTCCCAGATGGAAATCCCGGAATCGCTCGTCCTGTACGCGGCCCGCACGCATGAGAGCGTTATTCTCGACGATGCTGCGGAAAGTGGAGCCTTCGGTGGGGATCGCTACATCCAGCTCAAGAGCGCACGGTCGATACTGGTCATTCCGCTCACGAAGCAAGGCAGCCTGGTCGCTCTGCTGTATCTCGAGAACAATCTTGCCAAGGCCGCATTTACGCCGGGAAAGGTCGCTCTTCTCAAATTTCTCGCGTCCGAGGCCGCGACGTCGCTCGAAAATGCGCGACTGTACCGGGAGCTTCAGGAGCGTGAGCGGCGTTACCGCGAGGCCCAGATGGAACTCGCCCACGCCAACCGTGTCGCGGTGATGGGCCAGCTGACGGCGTCGATCGCCCACGAGGTCAATCAACCGAACACCGCGATTATCGCCAGCGCGCAGGCAGCATTGAGCTGGCTTGATCACCGCCCGCCGGCGCTGGAGCAGGCGCGCAGGGCACTGACGCGCACCATCGAGAACGGTATCCGATCGAGCGAGGTCATTGGGCGCATCCACGATCTCGTAAAGAAAGCACCGCCCAAGCGGGATTCTCTGGCGATCAACTACGTGATCGGTCACGTCATCGAACTCACTCAGGTCGAAGCGGCGCGGAACGGTGTCTCGATCCAGACGGCGTTCGCCGATAGCTTGCCCAAGGTCATCGGCGATCGCGTCGAGCTGCAACAAGTGACGCTCAACCTGATCCTGAACGCCATCGAAGCCATGAGCGAGACAACAGAGGGCAAGCGCGAGCTATTGATCCAGACCGCGAGAGCAGATGCCGACAGCATACTCGTATCGATCGCGGATTCCGGGCCGGGCCTGTCTCCGGAGGGTATCGACCGGCTATTCGACCCCTTCTACACGACCAAATCGGGCGGCCTGGGTGTCGGACTGTCGATATGCCGTTCGATCATCGTTGCGCATGGCGGCAGACTATGGGCGGCTGTAAACGAACAGCGCGGAGCCGTATTTCAATTCACCGTGCCGATCGATAACGGCTTTGCGGTTGGCTAA
- a CDS encoding DUF417 family protein encodes MDHLIKKLSELDLVRGDFDYHATRVAMIVVFFVFSCQKWFDYEAHALISFISHGPLIFWLYPVFGVRGAAYFLGSAELLFGLLLLLGFWNRKLAVLGSLGSCATYVATVTIIPFFPDPWAAPAGGFPAATLPFLFLMKDVVLLAASVYLLKQDILRAAAKVSPAQNGIVRQEAMQ; translated from the coding sequence ATGGACCATCTCATAAAAAAACTGTCCGAGCTCGATCTGGTCAGGGGCGATTTTGACTACCATGCCACCCGTGTGGCGATGATCGTGGTCTTCTTCGTCTTCAGCTGCCAGAAATGGTTCGACTACGAGGCGCATGCGTTGATTTCGTTCATCAGCCACGGGCCTCTGATCTTCTGGCTGTATCCGGTGTTTGGCGTGCGCGGGGCAGCCTACTTCCTGGGCTCTGCGGAATTGCTTTTTGGATTGCTTCTCCTGCTCGGTTTCTGGAACCGAAAACTGGCGGTCCTGGGATCACTGGGTTCATGCGCGACCTACGTCGCTACCGTGACGATCATTCCGTTTTTCCCCGATCCCTGGGCTGCGCCGGCCGGCGGCTTTCCCGCGGCCACGTTGCCGTTCCTCTTCCTCATGAAGGACGTCGTGCTGCTTGCGGCTTCAGTCTATCTGCTCAAGCAGGACATCCTCCGGGCAGCGGCCAAAGTGTCCCCGGCTCAGAACGGGATTGTCCGGCAGGAAGCGATGCAGTAG
- a CDS encoding response regulator transcription factor gives MKVPFVGVVDDDEALCLSLVDLMRSIGYRSEPFDRAEALLSYADRFSFDCIIADVHMPGMGGLNLVRKLHEQKVGAPVILITALPHKQLDAEAASIGAFCLLRKPFETSALLECLDRSLRR, from the coding sequence GTGAAGGTCCCTTTCGTAGGAGTCGTCGATGACGACGAGGCCCTGTGCCTGTCTTTGGTGGATCTGATGCGATCGATCGGCTACCGCTCCGAGCCATTTGACAGAGCCGAAGCGCTGCTGAGCTACGCTGATCGGTTCAGCTTCGACTGCATCATCGCCGACGTTCACATGCCCGGAATGGGCGGGCTCAACCTCGTTCGCAAGCTCCATGAGCAGAAGGTCGGAGCGCCGGTGATTCTCATTACCGCGCTTCCTCACAAGCAGCTGGATGCGGAGGCGGCATCGATCGGCGCATTCTGCCTTCTCAGGAAGCCGTTCGAAACAAGCGCGCTGCTCGAGTGTCTCGACAGGAGCCTTCGACGATGA
- a CDS encoding sigma-70 family RNA polymerase sigma factor, protein MLAARGGDGAAYEQLLRELDLWLRAYYARRLPYPAADDARQEVLLAIHAKRHTFAPSKPFGAWVTAIARYKWVDRVRDASRYSALSLDDVIAVEDHEGAAISAAALDQLLGRLKPAQESVIRLVKLNGLSIARASGATGQSAALVKINIHRGLKKLAALVS, encoded by the coding sequence ATGCTTGCGGCGCGAGGAGGGGATGGAGCCGCATATGAGCAATTGCTTCGGGAGCTGGATCTGTGGCTTCGTGCCTACTACGCGCGCCGGCTTCCATATCCGGCCGCCGACGATGCGCGGCAGGAGGTGCTTTTGGCCATTCATGCCAAACGCCACACCTTCGCGCCGTCGAAGCCCTTCGGCGCCTGGGTTACGGCTATCGCCCGCTACAAATGGGTCGATCGCGTTCGCGATGCATCGCGCTACAGTGCGCTCTCGCTCGACGACGTAATCGCAGTCGAAGATCACGAGGGGGCCGCCATCAGCGCTGCTGCGCTGGACCAGTTGCTCGGCCGGTTGAAGCCGGCACAAGAGAGCGTGATCCGGCTCGTGAAGCTCAATGGTCTCAGCATCGCGCGAGCGTCCGGCGCGACTGGTCAGTCGGCGGCCCTGGTCAAGATCAATATCCACCGCGGGCTGAAGAAACTGGCGGCGTTGGTTTCTTGA
- the egtD gene encoding L-histidine N(alpha)-methyltransferase — MLQFQNEVRSGAADLTTAFRYDIMEGLSLAPKAIPARWLYDRRGSALFEAITLLPEYYPTRTERSILASAVSEISALAGPGRAVIEFGSGSSEKTRLLLAETEPSAYVPIDISGEFLREVAAGLSHAFPGLPIYPTEADFTFPFTLPEEIASTARLGFFPGSTIGNLTVSAAVDLLRAMATTLGVGSMLLIGIDRIKDQDTLLPAYDDTQGLTAAFNLNLLHRINRELGGSIPLGAFRHVARWNDAEARIEMHLEATRDVGFEVDGRAFFLMKGETIHTENSLKYGRRDAFVLLQAGGWGPIADWTDDRELFSVILAERRLVRAAP; from the coding sequence TTGCTTCAATTCCAGAACGAAGTGCGATCCGGCGCGGCCGACCTGACGACGGCATTCCGCTACGACATCATGGAAGGGTTAAGTCTCGCGCCAAAGGCAATTCCGGCGAGATGGCTTTACGATCGCCGCGGATCGGCTCTGTTCGAAGCGATCACGCTGCTGCCCGAATACTACCCGACGCGAACCGAGCGATCGATCCTTGCGTCCGCAGTATCGGAAATCTCCGCGCTCGCGGGGCCGGGCCGCGCGGTCATAGAGTTTGGTTCGGGCTCCTCGGAAAAGACGCGACTGTTGCTGGCAGAAACGGAGCCCTCTGCCTATGTGCCGATCGACATCTCGGGCGAATTCCTTCGGGAGGTTGCGGCAGGCTTGTCGCATGCATTCCCGGGGCTGCCGATCTACCCGACCGAGGCCGACTTCACCTTTCCCTTTACTCTGCCGGAAGAGATTGCGTCGACTGCGCGCCTCGGCTTCTTTCCGGGGTCGACGATCGGGAACCTGACTGTTTCTGCGGCGGTCGACTTGCTGCGGGCAATGGCAACGACCTTGGGTGTCGGATCGATGCTGCTGATAGGCATCGACCGCATCAAGGATCAAGATACTCTGCTGCCGGCATATGATGACACGCAAGGGCTGACGGCGGCGTTCAATCTAAACCTCTTGCATCGGATCAACCGCGAGCTGGGTGGCTCGATCCCCCTGGGCGCATTTCGTCACGTGGCGCGGTGGAATGATGCGGAGGCACGTATCGAGATGCATCTAGAAGCGACCCGCGATGTCGGCTTCGAGGTCGACGGTCGGGCCTTTTTCTTGATGAAGGGGGAGACCATCCACACGGAGAACAGCCTCAAATACGGGCGGAGGGATGCCTTCGTTCTGCTGCAGGCCGGCGGATGGGGTCCCATAGCCGATTGGACTGACGACCGTGAGCTCTTCTCGGTCATTCTCGCGGAGCGAAGGCTCGTGCGAGCGGCTCCCTAG
- a CDS encoding sensor histidine kinase — protein sequence MRHTVTGSFHDGGACADYERIAPIRDDTLELVVGELQHRMRNILSIVLCFVNNTDANTTADFRAALSARIATLSDAYRMIESAGQQRVSFSGLLKRTLEPHAMSHKGRILLAGPDLMLEPHIALAMHIIIHELATNASKYGALTSTAGAVEVIWESSPYLGGQGLAIQWRERGGPRVIRPERRGFGTQLIARALPGAQVDLDFAPDGLVCRLLLDLGQTPTTQGAVS from the coding sequence ATGAGGCACACTGTCACCGGTTCATTCCACGACGGAGGCGCCTGCGCGGACTACGAGCGGATCGCCCCGATCCGGGATGACACGCTCGAGCTTGTCGTCGGGGAGTTACAGCACCGGATGCGCAATATCCTCAGCATCGTTCTGTGCTTCGTGAACAATACCGATGCGAACACGACCGCCGATTTTCGTGCAGCGCTCTCGGCGCGGATCGCGACCCTGTCCGATGCTTACAGGATGATCGAATCTGCGGGACAGCAGCGTGTATCCTTCTCGGGCCTGCTGAAGCGAACGCTCGAGCCACACGCGATGTCTCACAAGGGCCGCATTCTGCTGGCGGGACCGGATCTCATGCTGGAGCCGCACATCGCTTTGGCGATGCACATCATCATTCATGAGCTGGCGACGAACGCGAGCAAGTATGGCGCGCTGACATCGACTGCGGGAGCCGTCGAGGTGATCTGGGAGAGCTCCCCCTATCTTGGCGGACAAGGTCTTGCCATCCAATGGCGCGAGCGCGGCGGACCGAGGGTGATCCGGCCGGAACGCAGAGGCTTTGGCACGCAACTGATCGCAAGGGCGTTGCCGGGCGCGCAGGTCGATCTCGACTTCGCACCCGATGGTCTTGTCTGCCGACTTCTACTTGATCTCGGCCAGACGCCGACCACGCAGGGGGCGGTCAGTTAG